The following coding sequences are from one Lolium rigidum isolate FL_2022 chromosome 6, APGP_CSIRO_Lrig_0.1, whole genome shotgun sequence window:
- the LOC124663270 gene encoding putative F-box/LRR-repeat protein 23 produces the protein GEARDPAAPPPDAARDGEATDWAALPLDAITCVLRKLDHIEILMGAGQVCHSWRRAARDHPALWRRIDMRGHPDLDRQLNLYKMAQGAIRRAQGQCEAFWAEYAADDDVLHLLGDQAPSLKSLSLIACQDIMEFEEEIKKFPLLEELEISLFTNIGGKQVFEEIGKACPELKHLKFNAYRFCNLGDDTDTEDDDNEFRYNRDDDALGIASMHGLRSLQLFGQNFTNKGLTAILDNCPHLESLDIRHCFNISMDGALRRKCRNIKTLKLPNDPMDGYDLCFEGPLWSFGVQSDSDDYAYAPDYILDSDEYDDYCDPFRYLDGVYESELNPEDRMFLKGMRMFMKDSDDDDY, from the exons GGGGAGGCGAGGGacccagcggcgccgccaccggaCGCGGCCCGCGACGGGGAGGCGACGGACTGGGCGGCGCTGCCGCTGGACGCGATCACCTGCGTCCTGCGGAAGCTCGACCACATCGAGATCCTCATGGGGGCCGGGCAGGTGTGCCACTCCTGGCGCCGCGCCGCGCGCGACCACCCCGCGCTCTGGCGCCGCATCGACATGCGCGGCCACCCCGACCTCGACCGCCAGCTCAACCTCTACAAGATGGCGCAGGGCGCCATACGCCGCGCCCAGGGCCAGTGCGAGGCGTTCTGGGCAGAGTACGCTGCCGACGACGACGTGCTCCACCTCCTCGGCGACCA GGCACCATCTCTGAAGAGTCTCAGCCTCATTGCTTGTCAGGATATCATGGAATTCGAAGAGGAGATAAAGAAGTTCCCTCTGCTTGAGGAGCTTGAGATTTCACTCTTCACAAATATAGGTGGGAAGCAAGTGTTTGAGGAGATTGGCAAAGCATGCCCAGAGCTGAAGCACTTGAAATTCAATGCGTACCGGTTCTGCAATCTCGGTGATGACACGGACACTGAGGATGACGATAATGAGTTCAGGTATAACAGGGATGATGATGCTCTGGGGATTGCATCCATGCATGGGTTGCGCTCCCTGCAGCTCTTTGGCCAAAACTTCACCAATAAGGGGCTGACAGCCATCCTTGACAACTGCCCCCACCTGGAGTCCCTCGACATCCGCCACTGCTTCAACATCTCCATGGATGGTGCTCTGCGGAGAAAATGTCGTAACATTAAGACACTCAAGCTCCCCAATGATCCAATGGATGGCTATGATCTTTGCTTTGAGGGCCCTCTCTGGTCATTTGGCGTCCAGTCTGACAGTGATGATTATGCCTATGCGCCTGACTACATCCTGGACTCAGATGAATACGATGACTACTGTGATCCTTTCCGTTACCTTGACGGTGTCTATGAGTCCGAGCTCAATCCAGAAGACCGTATGTTCCTCAAGGGCATGCGCATGTTTATGAAAGattctgatgatgatgattacTGA